One window of the Anomaloglossus baeobatrachus isolate aAnoBae1 chromosome 12, aAnoBae1.hap1, whole genome shotgun sequence genome contains the following:
- the MLLT11 gene encoding protein AF1q translates to MLDTLSSQYDSFLFWKLPIPELDLSELECLGLEATTKTSKAGSVEEDALLEYTAFNFWREPIASIDTLDFDLI, encoded by the coding sequence ATGCTGGACACACTAAGCAGCCAATATGATTCCTTCCTGTTCTGGAAACTTCCTATCCCAGAATTGGATCTCTCTGAACTGGAGTGCCTTGGTTTAGAAGCAACGACCAAGACTTCCAAAGCAGGGTCCGTAGAGGAAGATGCTCTGCTTGAGTACACTGCCTTCAACTTCTGGCGAGAACCCATCGCCAGCATCGACACCTTGGACTTTGACttgatttaa